Within the Salvia hispanica cultivar TCC Black 2014 chromosome 4, UniMelb_Shisp_WGS_1.0, whole genome shotgun sequence genome, the region TGACGATGGAAGTATGTTCGAGGCAATCTTAGCTAATCCGAAATCCCCAACACAAGCAACCATGTCATGATCCAAGAGAATGTTGTTGGGCTTCAAATCACCATGAATAATAGATGAACCACTTCCAAAGTGAAGGTACTCAATTCCTTGAGCAATATCCAAGGCAATGTTAAGCCTTTGGATTATGCTAAGACTCTTGAAATCTCCACCACTTTCTTCCTCGTTGTTGTGAAGCCATTTGTCTAGACTCCCGTTGGCTTTGAATTCATACACCAATGCTTTGAAATCATTGCCTTTGAAGTCCACACTATCACATACACTTACAAGTTTCACCAAATTCCTATGCCTTATGCCTCCCAATGCTCTACACTCTGCCATGAATGACTTTGAGGCCCCTTTAACATCAAGATTGAGCACTTTGACTGCTACAATTGTGTCATTATCATCATCAATAATAGCTTTGTAAACGGACCCAAATCTCCCAAAACCAAGCACGTTACTCTCAGAGAATCCATTTGTGGCTTTAACGAGATCTGCATAAGAAAACCTCATGAATAATTGGGCACCAATGGTATCCACAAAAGGACAAGGGTTTCCGTTTGATTCCTTGCacttgaagaaaattaaaatcacaatgCATAAGCCTCCAATAATCAATATTGGGATCAAGATCTTCCACAAAATGGACAACTTTTCCTTGGAAGATTCTACTCCTTTGCAAGGAGGGAACATCATCTCTTCAATTCCACCACAAAGACCTTGGTTTCcatcaagaaaaattgaactttttttCGCAAAAACTCCTCTTGTTGGAACTTCTCCTTGTAGCTTATTAAAGGACAAGTTGAGCTTCTGAAGCTTCAAACTCCCCAAAAACGAGGGAATAGAACCAGACAGATTGTTCCGCGATAGATCCAACTCTAGCAAGCCCATCAAAGAGCTCATGCCTGTACGAATCTCTCCTTGAAGAAAGTTCTCCTCGAGGTAGAGGCGTTCCAAGCTCACACAACTGCTCAAAGAGGTGGGAATCTTTCCAATCAGTCTATTGCTAGACAAGTCCAAAGCTGCGAGGTTTATTAAGGAACCAACCTCACTTGGAATAGAACCCTCAAAGGCATTGTGAGAGAGATTAAGCACAATGGAAATGGATGAAAGTCTCATAATTTCTGGGGGGATCAAACCACTGAAGTTGTTTTCGGAAAGGTCTAACTCTAACAAGTTGGTGCAGTTGCCAAGACTGGAAGACACATTTCCAGAAAACTCATTCCCATCTAGTTGGAATCTACTCAAACGAGTCATGTTTCCAAACAAAGATGGCAGTTCGCCTCCGAGTCGGTTTCTTCCCATAAAAAGGGTATGCAACTTCGAGAGCTTTGACATTGACACGGGAATTGGGCCATTAAGAAGATTGTGAGACATATCAACCACATCAAGATTGACAAGGTTTCCAATTCCTAAAGGAATGTTTCCATGTATCTTATTCTTGTGTATATCAAAGATACTGACAACAACAGACAAATTGGCTAGGGATTCAGGCAAAGAACCACTTAACATGTTCTCACCAACTTCAAAGCTCTCTAATTTGGTGGAATTTGTCAATGATGAAATGAAGCTCatatcattttcaattaagTTTGATTGCAAGTTGAAATCTTGAATCAAAGTAAGCCTCTCAAGATTTGGTATAGGTCCAGTGAAACTATTAGAGCGCAAGAGGATCCACTCAATCAATGAAGCATTTGAAATGGAATTAGGAATTGGCCCACTAAAGTGGTTTCTCTCAAGACCTAGAGCAACAAGATTAGGGAGTGTGACACCAATAGTAGAAGGAATAACTCCATGAAGACTATTATTagaaacatcaaaataataaatgttagtTAGATTAAACAGACCATGAGGAATAGTACCAGTGAAACCATTTCCACccaattgaagaaattcaaggCGGTGGAGGCGGCCGAGTGACTCGGGAATCTCTCCACCCAAACGGCATGCTCCTAAAGACAACCTTTGGAGTGTTGTTATGTTACCAATAGACGGAGGGATAAGCCCAAAAAATCGGTTTCTTGAAAAGATTATAGCTTCGAGTTTGGGCAAGAAGCTAAGTTCATTAGGTATGGTTCCGGAAATGAGATTCCTAGCTAAAGCGAGTTGCACTAGATTGTGGCACTGTGACAAGTTTTTTGGTAATTCACCCGTGAAGGAATTGTTGCTAAATTCAAGAAACCGAAGTTTGGTTAAGAGAGTGATTTGTGGAGGAATTGGGCCGTGGAAAAAGTTGTTATCGAGGGTGATGTTGGTGAGACGAGAGAGGTTACCTATGTGCGGGGAGAGGTTTCCAACGAGGCCTTGAAACGACAAGGTTAAGGCGACAACTCTGTTGCCGCGGCATTGGATGCCTCTCCAGCTGCAGAAGGGGAGTGTTTGATTCCATGAAGAGAGAGCTCCTTGTGGATCTTGGAGGCTGGATTTGATGGCTAGTAGTGAGAGTTGGTCTGTTTGGTTGTTGAAACATGTTGCAGGTGGAAGAAAGGTTGTGAGGAGGAAGAAGTAAAAGAGTGgtagagaaagaagaaatgtCATCAAGTTTGCCATGCGAGACCAATTTCTTGCAAAGACAAACATTAAGTTGGATAATAAACAAGTTATATAATTCAACTCTCCAATGGAATGGAATCCATGCAAGGATAAAGCATGGGAGAAAACTTTCTTTGTTACTACTTCTATTATTATAGTAATGTGtactttaataaataaaaaataataataatactccactacttaatatatataagaatcctgaaattaagaaaaaaaaagtaatatcTGAGAAAAGCTAGTGAACAAAAATCTTCATAATTACAGTACTCTCCTTCTTTTTTagatttatagtagtattatatttttagtggaAAAAAAGCCGTGAATATGAAAATCATAAACCAGCTGGTTACTACATGGCATAATAATCATAAAGTTGTTTTATGTTTAGGAATATTCAATTCATTTGCTTTCGGAATATTTTCAATTGGATTTGTCGGGTTCTTTTTATTTGGGCTTACATATATTTATCCTGGCCATAAATCTCATTGTTTTGGGCTAGCCTGTCAGGTgggaatattttaaaaaaaaatcaatttgcatGATTTTTCTTGGAGTATTTCTTTAGATCgacaaattaaaacatttaacTTTGTCGAGTATTGGATAAAGAAATTCCGACATAAACCTACAAAATTACCAAGTACTAATGCTTTGACGAATATTTAAACACAATGATTATCTTTAATgaactttatttttgtttcttttttgaacataaataaaaacatcaaGTGTGTGGATTAATAAGAGCAACAACGGCAATATTGTCCGGATGGTTTTCTACCTACACCACAGCATCCACTGGGGCACTCATAGTCTAAACGTACACCTCTTCCGATCATATCATCACCTTCTTCAGCTGAAACATACCCACAATGTAATTAGGTTTTTACTAATACTATTTACATGTCAATGAACTAATTTTTGTTAGcaaactaaaattgaaaattataagtaatgaTCGTGGACAGAGtgagaataaatttaaaagaacGAAAGTGCTTACGTGGCGATGTCTCAGCTAGTTCTCTAGCATCTGCAACTTCCGATGAAATGAGAAGCACTATAACTAACATAAAAGCTATGGATACATTTCTTTTGGAAACCATTTCTTCTCTGAAAATTTAAtgagtatatgtgtttttggattttgtatgAGAAtgtctatatatttatagataaattctTCAAGCAATAAATGAATTCGTCCAAAAATCAAACTGGTAACGTGTTAcgattttattcactttcaaGCTCAAAAGAAATGTCTACTACAGACTCAGACTCGGAGGGAGGGACGGAGctgagggagtatatgttttaattttcttgatgCTAAAAAATCAAgatctacttttttcattgatatttttgttgtgTGGATTCCCACAGGTTGAAAATAGCGTGCAAAGGAGATTCATTTGAAAGTTCAACTCTATTGCAAAAATGCAGACTTTGGTTTCTATATCTTAAAATTCggaattatgatttaaatttatgtatttttagtaaaattgatgaaagGTCATGGTCAAGATTTTACTGGGTACACAAACTTGGAAGCATGCATGAACAGGCCTAGTAAAGAAAAAACtagtaaaatttatgtatttttagtaaaattgataaaaggTTATGGTCAAGATTTTAATGGGTACACAAACCCTtgctaaaattattttaaaattattaaatattcaagattatccaaatttaaggtaaatattatgcaatttagaaaacaaatcttttttttactgCTGAAGCCGGTCAGTTTTCCTTTAAATCATCAGCAAAATTGAAAGGCTCGTTGCACTGTTTTTCATAGGCTCGTTCAATACTTGAgcataataaaaagaaaaaaaaaagttatttgaAGTCTTGATATAGAATGTGTGGTCCTTGGCAATCTATGTGTGGATGCAGGGAAAGATATTGAATGTTGAAATTAAAcattgattattaatttaaagcgAAACAAGAACTTTTTAATAAGAAAGCGATGGGAGTAGCTTGTGGGAAATTTCCATGCTCGtgttaataaatatgaatgatGAATATCATGAATTTATATACGTCCCCATTGAACGCGTGTACTATATTaattgcacaacatgattattgaaaattaacgTGACTACGCCCCTACTTGGGCGGACGAAGCCCCAGCTGGCACCTCAACTTCTGGTGTGGCACCATCTTGAGGTGTGTCCCCTCATTTCGAGAATACGAATCACATATATCGTGAGTCGATACACAATCATGATGCACATGATCAACTccaaatctatacatatataaaagccGAGTTTTGgccatatttttaatattcatgaGTTTTGggttaaatttttaatattgaggAGTTTTGGgtaatgaatttttaatactttGGCAATAATATTGACTTTATTACTCAATGGTAATTGTTAAAACGTTCTATATTTTGCATCTAATTTAAATCCATGACTTATAAATCATGTAAATAAATCatgtaaatcaaatatatataaataagcaCATTTTGATTGGACATGGTTTGGTCCCTCATGGCTCATGtatcaaatattttgtcacttgtgtatttttttaattttcgatcatgtggattttattttcgatGAACGgatgtactagtattttaaatcttcgaaaataaatattcactGTTGCGAATTATTAGAAGtaagaaagaattaaaataaaaagagacgAGACTCTCCACTTTGTTTTGGGCTAGCCCGTTAACTATAATGCTATACgagaaaattgaaatctgcacaattttttttaataactattttattaaaataaaaattagatcgTGTTTTCTCCAATTTAATAACTAGTTTAGGATTGGGTTGGATTTTGGTTATTcgttaagaaataaaaatattattaaattattttttatttattaattaaattaatctattatattttaattttattatttatatttaaatcgtgataatataatgttttggGGAGTGCGTTATaatgctaacttttcttaaattgctaacttgctaactcatcaacgtagtgtattaaaaatgtcaacacatttgataaattgtgttgacatttaaatattaatgttaacacgatatattaaaatcttaacgtaagtttatgttgacatttcagtatcatcgtgttgacatttttaaataCACTAGTTTATGAGTTAacaagttagcaatttaagaaaatttagcAACGTATCACAACCCAAatgttttaattgtgtaatatCACAAATTCTGGTCGTTATCATGTCATGTCAAGCTAATTTGTTTAATAACTTATTAGCATTTACGGCATAGCTGACGATTTTCgacataacatgatagtccGCACAATCACGCACGAAATTTATGGGTTGGAACCCGGTAAGAACCCGAATATTTTGGGTTGGGTTTGGATTTATCCGTATTAAGTTGGGTCGATATTAGGTTGACCCGATAACGACCCAATCTGTGCGGAAGGATATGGAGcgggcatttggtgtgctcaattctataattttaattgtaataaatttaaaattttagaatttttaattattaataaaaattaacactACAGACATTGTACACACACTATTATGCACActaaacacacactacacacattgcacacaacacacactatGCATAATTTACACACACTACTCAATTCTATTCCATCTGTATTCCTTACATTCACCAAGCAcaagaatggaatggaattcTCATTTCATTCTCATCTCCATTTTATTCCCTCcttattccattccatcaaaCCAAGAAGCCTAAGTATGGGTGTTGGTTGGATTGTGAGTGTTGGGATATTTGCAGCAGTGGCAATATCCGCCTCCGCTTCTGCCTCCGGGTTTGCCTCCGCCTTTGCCTCCACCTCCGCTTTTGCCTCCGCCTTTGCCTGATCCGCTGTACGCACCACAGCATCCATACGTACAATTACCTAAAGTTCTCATCTTTTCACCTTCTTTAGCTGAATGAAACAATTCCCacaatgtaattaattaataatccTACAAACAACTGAATAATCTTATGCATGTACTACTTAACAAgagttttcataatatttaatcaagaaaaaaacttGTAATGAAGCttacaaattttgaaagaaagaaaacgCTTACATGAAACTGGATTGAGCTGTCGAGCGTCTCCAACTTGTGACGAAATGAGGAGAGCCATCAATAAAAGAAGAATCATAATTTCAATTCTTGTTGAACccatttttggatttatataaAACCTAAAGCAATTACTCTCAAAACTCAGTTGGGATTTAAGTTACTATTAGCAACcatgtgtgtgtatataatACATGCTGCATGGTGCGTGGGGcctcacaattttaaaattttataaagataatttagtaattttatgttataattttattttatttttaaattttagttatttataatttagttaatttgaAAATCAGGAATTTATTGTCggaattttaatcatataactaattaatttctctACCTATTAATTCTTGAGAAATGTTCAGCTGGGCGCTTTCTCTTAGCTAAGACCCAACACTCTCAACCGTGCTCTTCCCCAAGAGCATGCTCTTCACTATTTATGGGTCTTactattctattattcaatttaaaaagtaCAATTACTAAAactatttcattaataataaaacttcattaaaaaacccaaaaatggcttataaattcctaaaaattaaaacttgcataatttaaatcctaaaaattttagaatacataatttagatcctaaaaattaaaaatcgaattaaattacatgaattcaaattgagaaaaatgtttGAGAAATAGTTTggtttgatataaaaaaaattgagtgatGAATGCGAgtatttattgataatttagatggatttgggataaaaatatatatttaataataattttaaagaaaaaatgcaaaaacagTCATAAACGGTTCTATATCGAGAAGTGGgaaaaacattgaaaattttgcggacttttttggatttttatgaaattttttttaaaaaaaaatgcattaaatCGACGGCCACTCGCGGAggggcgagtgggcgtcacgcccaGCCCACATCGCGCTATGTGGGTTGGGAGAGTGGTCCTTCGCAGAGAGTGTGCGCTCTCCAGCAAGAACACGTTCGTGCCGTCGACACGAGCACAATGGTGAACTAGGGCTTGGCCGTGCCGATGGCACGAGCTGCTCTTAGCTGAGAGCACTcgctgtggatgctcttaattcCTTCCTATTTTGAGAATAATATCAAGActgtattataaaaatatgatgttTAGAGATTTGTTAAGATTATATAATTGAgcttaattttgttttgatattaAATGATACTATTGATGAGTAACCGTGAAATGAATTCTTGGTCCTCCTAATCATCTATTTCTTAacggttctgttaagtgaggactgattcgggtccgagtttatttgtgatgGATCAgataatcaaaaaaataatattaaggactaaattgataaaatgacCATACATTAGGGACCACAATTGAATTTATCTATCACAGCTCTATTATCTGATGAAGCCAACCTTCAATGTACCTCCGACTATTACATGTAAGTTTTTGGCATTCCACCTAGCAAAATTTATGCCGTAAATTTTAGTATGGAAATCCGcacaattcaaaaaattaatgatttttataccattttttatgatgGTTAGAAATACCAAACTTGTAtgaaagtttataatttttctaatcAATTTCCCTTAACTCTATAGTGGTAGATGAATTGCTTACTTTTTGTCATGTCGCTTTAAAGTGTTATTGGGATTGAAGGCAAAGTAGTTTTTTTATCAACTCACACTCGGCAAAGCAACTTTATCTAATGACTGAATGACTTTGAACGACTATATATCACATCCAAATACTATAATACATAATTCATCATTTATTATAGCttatttacaaaatactataaatcaaCACATGTAACCATAAACATTAAGCAT harbors:
- the LOC125223496 gene encoding probable LRR receptor-like serine/threonine-protein kinase At3g47570 yields the protein MANLMTFLLSLPLFYFFLLTTFLPPATCFNNQTDQLSLLAIKSSLQDPQGALSSWNQTLPFCSWRGIQCRGNRVVALTLSFQGLVGNLSPHIGNLSRLTNITLDNNFFHGPIPPQITLLTKLRFLEFSNNSFTGELPKNLSQCHNLVQLALARNLISGTIPNELSFLPKLEAIIFSRNRFFGLIPPSIGNITTLQRLSLGACRLGGEIPESLGRLHRLEFLQLGGNGFTGLERNHFSGPIPNSISNASLIEWILLRSNSFTGPIPNLERLTLIQDFNLQSNLIENDMSFISSLTNSTKLESFEVGENMLSGSLPESLANLSVVVSIFDIHKNKIHGNIPLGIGNLVNLDVVDMSHNLLNGPIPVSMSKLSKLHTLFMGRNRLGGELPSLFGNMTRLSRFQLDGNEFSGNVSSSLGNCTNLLELDLSENNFSGLIPPEIMRLSSISIVLNLSHNAFEGSIPSEVGSLINLAALDLSSNRLIGKIPTSLSSCVSLERLYLEENFLQGEIRTGMSSLMGLLELDLSRNNLSGSIPSFLGSLKLQKLNLSFNKLQGEVPTRGVFAKKSSIFLDGNQGLCGGIEEMMFPPCKGVESSKEKLSILWKILIPILIIGGLCIVILIFFKCKESNGNPCPFVDTIGAQLFMRFSYADLVKATNGFSESNVLGFGRFGSVYKAIIDDDNDTIVAVKVLNLDVKGASKSFMAECRALGGIRHRNLVKLVSVCDSVDFKGNDFKALVYEFKANGSLDKWLHNNEEESGGDFKSLSIIQRLNIALDIAQGIEYLHFGSGSSIIHGDLKPNNILLDHDMVACVGDFGLAKIASNILPSSCESSVSSFGIKGTIGYVPPEYGTFGSISMLGDVYSFGVILLEMFTNKRPTNDLFGGEVNIHRYVNSALPHGIMEIIDPELNTRALKMEFIVRILKIGVSCSKENPRDRMPINLVVSELAGILAQCMN